The Arabidopsis thaliana chromosome 5, partial sequence genomic interval ctctaaaaaagtaaaacgaCAAAGTAATAGTTAGTGTTattctaagaagaagaagaaaaaaagaaagtcatTAACCTACTTGGTGTTACAAGtaagtaactttttttttggttcgcATATATACTCCATCATTTGGTTACAccttttttctccttctttcagtttttataAGTCTAGTATTCTAGTCTATAACTCtacaatattatcatttataaaTAGACGCAATTATCagtttttttggaaaaaggTCTTTGTTACTTTGATGGTGTAATAGTAACCGAAAGCTTAAAATGATTAGAAGCGTGTGGGGCTTTTCCTAATTGGGGGGTTTGAAAAATAGGCACAAGCGCAGACAATCCTACGGACGCCACGTGGCAACAGCTGAGCATATTCCACTTAAGGAGAAGTCTTCTTTGCTTAACGTTTGGACCTCTCACTGTGGACTCTCCCagttcttatttctttttcctccaaCAATTCTAATTCGCTAAGACTATGTGGtcttgaaaattaaaaataatatgatgatCTTCAAAATCATATCTAATCATACCTAATTTGCATCATGATAAGATCATGAAACTATaccatcaatttttttattcaaaaacttctcgaagctaaaaaaaagaagagtaaacCATATAACTAAtcttaaaaagaaatgataGAGAACGAATAAGATGGCTAGATTATGGACTAAGCTGAGAATCAATTGAATGATCCaatatgttgttgtttgtgaaatgagaacagaggaaaaagagaagtatGAGAGGCGAAAGAATTATGCTTTCGAGGAcgggaacaaaaaaaaaaaccaacacAATCAGAGATGTTCTAGTCAAGTGTTCGTCGAATGTTACGTGGCAGCATGAATGTCCCGTGTGTATGCATAAAATGATGTATAAATTAGGTATGTGCACGTATTCTATGTGACAGAAATTGTATCCAATATTTAATAATCATCTACGAGTAACTTAAATGGTCAAATGCAAAGACCTCAACGTAAAGAAAATACTCAACTGAAATAGTTAATTTTTACCAATTTGTTAGACCGGCCTTTCCACATACTGTGGCTCAGTGAATTGATCTTTATCGCAAAAAACTGCAAGAACCATTTTAGGATAAGTAAAGGGGtaagtaaaatattaatatcagGTCGACAAGGTTCCATGAAAGGTTAGACCAAAAAGTATGACTAATTGACTATCTTGTCAGGATAGccaagtaaaaaataattatttcacTCCCTCCAAAGCTGGAGTAAAAAGAGTctataaatagtaaaattaagatttccattcatttcttttttttcctcaacgGATAATACAAATTTCATTCTTCTAATTTACTAAGCATCACCAcctataattttatatttacatatatcaaCCACTCAGCtaaagattaaacaaaaaaaaaaaaaaaagatagaaattaATTTTCTCATTAGTAGAAACTAATTCCACCCAAACAAGAAAGATTCTAATTTGATTCTGCGAGAAGTTCAGATTCAGACCAAACTCGTTGGTTAAAAGCAACTTGTAACTCATCAGAAATAAACGGCGTTCTACAAAGTGGACACGTCATCTGATTATAACCCATCATCCAACGGTCTAAACAGCTCCGGTGAAATATGTGTTGACAATTCGTCAGCCGTCGGATCTCGTCATCGTTCTCGAACTCGTGGAGGCACACCGCGCAGCAATCGGATCCGGATCCGAATCCGGGTCGAGTTAGCTCCGAGAATCTGATGACGGGCAAGATTTCTCCAGCTAGCCTCGCCGCCACTGGGAAGAAAAATGAGCTTTCTTGGTGATGATGCGCCGCCGTGGACATATACGGTGGTTCCAGCCATGACGATGACGATGAAACCGGGTCGGATTCGAGAAAGTCGGGTAGACCCAATATCCGAAAACCCGTGTCTATGAGTGTTCGTATTAAGCCTAAGAGAGAGAGTAAGTGAAGGAAGATTCTTGGGAGGAGGAGCTCAGTGTACCCCACCGGATAACCCATGGCTTCGCCGCTAGAAAGAGAAAGctaaagagatagagagagagcgCGTAAGGAGTTGGGAACGAGAGAAAAAGGCAGAGATGAGTAGGATATATATACTCAGTGATATATGAATATGTACATACttacataattaattagtaaatattattatgctttttaataatataaatacaaataatgCAAAACCCGTGTGTATCACTTGGTTACTTGACTTTCGTTAACCTTCACACCAAACTTACTCTGCAGTAAGTTTAATCTAACTATTGaagtaatttttgttaatataacaaaatatatgttttgaaactttggacttttaaaaaatgttttaaaatttagtattattgAACTAGTGATTTGAAAAAGTATTCTAAAATCTATTGTTAttggaaatatttttaaaaattatttttttagcgATTTCAGAATATTAAGAGAATTTTCTTagtaagaaacacaaaaatataaatcttatGGTTTTAAATGGGATTGAGGGGGAGGGATTTTATAACAATCATAATAACTTTCCTAAATTcacttaaaattatataatatatatatatatattatatcaataaaactcaaatcatttaaaatatagaattGAATACATCTCTTATATATGTCTATAGATAAGCTTTGTGTTCGTAGTGTTAGATtcatatgatattttttatgtagATTATACATCAATTGTTAGAGTTGGACACACCAATTAAAGAATTAAtctttcttatctttcttttaagaagAATATATCTTTGTGTATATGCCAAACTAATTAAACTcgtaataaaattaaactaatgctgtcaaaaaaaaaaaaaaaaactaacaaaaacatttggaggaaaaagcaaagataataataaaaggtataaaattcaagaaaatgtacagaagaaaacatgaaGGTGGGGACAAACTGATTTAAATGGTttattgacaaaagaaaaagagagatttaaaTGGTTTTAGATGGTTCCACGAATCAAAGTTACAGTAGCataaattttggaaaattataagaaaacataacaaaaaaaaagatggagcCGACAacggttttgtttttaggCTTCATTTTAAGTGCAATTTCAACATCATATTTGTATTTGTCcctcatatttttataattataataccaacttatatttacattttctgGATTTACACATGTCTAAATAAATTAGCGACTATACAAGACTTTAGATTATGAATCTGTGgtattcaaattttctttaatatagaACATTAATGTTATTACACATTATTGATGTATATGTGTGTAGCCGCACACGACAAATAAATGTGACGTGAAGACAGATTGTTTGGTTCACTTCAATTCAGTTTCTATACGTCTATTGATTTGACTacattttatttcaattaaagaaactaaaattgattttgaaacgATAATACAAGAACAACAGTATTATTAAAGAGTAAAGAATGGTTAGAATTTATTATTAGAGGGAAAAAGAGTGGACTTTTTTTTACTCAAGGTGtgtgccaaaaaaaaaagacagaggaaattttaataaaaattctttttgaaaatttggaaaataaataataatttaaagggctaaatataaatttacgAAAGATATAATCAACATATTCTAATATATCAACGATAATCACTTCTCTATTTACATAAAAGTTATAAGAGACTCACTTTTTTTATAGAACAATAATTATATTGCTTCTTATTCACTAattcattattaatattattctGGACCTACATGATCGGTCCTAACCCATCAGTCTCACTAACGAAGGTATGAGTTAAATTCCTAAGGTGAGAATTAGCAGTCATAAGAATTTGTTATTAGGCTATGAGCCTTTCTCTATTAATTCATTACttaaggaaagaaaaagaaaaaaaaaacttgattttattttaatatagtgaaacaataataataaagagctactagagagagaaagggagTGGTAGTCAAGTCATATGGGGACCTGAATAAAATGTCTGAAAGTGCCAAAGCAGCATAGACCCACActctctccatcttctcctcctccaacaTTTCACATTCCCACATTTACACTTTCTTGTATCTATGCACATTTACTTAGCATATCATTTAAGTATGTAATTGATactgtacatatatataccctacatatataaatatatgcttAATAGCGAATGATGTAACCGGTAAGCTCCTAGAGTAATTAAAGAGGGAATATCGGTAAGAaatttttagaaagaaaaagtatcaGTTAATTTTATCCCTAGCTCTTTAAGTCGTTAACCCCTAGAACatgtgaaaaaaatatatacttttagcgaagtttttggtaaaaaagCTGCGGTATGTTTTTCATAATTGGTCAAATTAATGACCACAAATCTATTTATAATCAACACAATTGCCATCTATTTGACATTTCTAGATattcttgttgttttctcttcctcttacATGATTTTTCGAACTATTTTgacatttatttgttaaacaGTTCTCTTGGTTTAGAAGATTAATTAGCAgtacataaatatatgatcCATTGATCGTATTAAATTAGTAATAAGTAACCCAAATATTGTTGCTTGATCAACAAGTGCGAAGACAGCTATTACTACAATAGCTGAACCAGGGAATCTATATGTCTCTCCTTCTAGTAGGCAAACTAACGTGGCCTTACTTTTTTCCCatgtttataatattactttaaaatatatatatatatatatatatatatatatatatatatagtttttttgtcaacaaatatATACTTCCATGATCTCTTTATTTTGGCTTTTCATATCACCAATAAGTTACAGAAATATATGATACAAAATAAGTGAAATTTTGAGGTCCATTTGTAGGTTTTcactaattttatttgtttattttgtttatataggtAATAATATGCTTATTTGTTTAGTAAACTAATTTAATAACTAGCTAAGTAAGTAAAGTATATGATATAGGGATGtctaatttataaaaaagaattaaatggaataaaaactgaaactatttaatttatatccGTTACGTACATTTaaatacatacaaaaataagatcataatttttttgtatggttCTTAAACAAGATTGAACAACTTAATTAatctttataatatttgagaGTCTGAGACTATGATATTCCGTCTTAAATATGGAGAAATTTGATATTGAGGTACATATAAAAACCGTAAGACTTTATCTAGACTTAGATTAGGTGAGaatattataaatacaaattcgCATCACCGTTAAGAAAGGTGGAATAATTTGCATTCAGTGGTGGAGCTAAGGCCTAAGAAGACAAGTATCCTCGTCGACTCACAGGAATCCAGTTCACAACTTCACATCCAATTCTCTCTTTGACACTATTGTACCAACATAAGCGGGGAGGCTAAAGGATGAGGTTGCACCCTTGACACTTTCAGCGGGCAGCCTACTTCATTACGAGTTTACGACTTGATGTCAAACCAAGTAAGACTGACCAAGCATTTCAATGGCCAACAACTACTATGCACACCTCTCCATCAAAGGAGATGTTCCATCTATACAAAACATGTCAACCCACTACTATAGTCCAGTCTTATCGTCGGCGCCAGTACAATATTATcgaatgaaattaaaaaatttgttaccaTTTTCGAatgttataaacttataaaaaaacgAATATGAGAAATTCAATGGTTtcgacaaagaaaaatgttagttatcaaaactaaaagaaaaaaaattgggttTAAATCTCATCATTTTCATAACATTTTAAGTAttaaaaacccagaaaaaaaaacaaaaaaactttgagTGCCTTACAAAGTTTTTGGAACCTAATCCTGCTTATATGGCTTATGCTCTGGGCCGACCTGATCGTCGCATGAAGAAGCACGTAGAATAAACAAGAAAGTGAACGAGGAAaatatgtgttttaaaaagCAAGTACTTGGGTTTAGTGCGATTTCGTTTCTTGGGTTGCAGTGTTTTCCAAtcctaaaatgaaaataggCCTAGGCAAACTCTATTGGGCTTGCACTATAAAAAATACTTGGGtttgtctttgtctctctGGTTTAGAACCAAAACGTCAAAATCTTagcttgatttgtttttgttttttaccttTCTTGGTTTGCTGATTCAAAAAGTGGATTACATTGGCCTAAAATCTTAAATGTCTTTTTACATGCTAAATGTGGTGTATAAGATAGTACTAGCATGTTAAACCCAACCTCATGCCTTCTTAACTCTTTGTTATGTGACGCACTTGAACCAATAGATTTAGACGAACCATGTACTGTAGTACAGTCACACAATATATGGCCGAAAAATAGCTTTTGTAATGATTGATTCAAATGTTATTTGTCGGTACTACAATTGGGagttatttatattaattggGCCACTAAGATCAAGGCCCTGCCCTAAAGTTCAATAAGATTGGGTTTCAGacaccaaaaatatatatatgaatattttaagGCCAATAACCCAATATTGTAAAGAgttacatttttgtaaatgaaaTGGTAAATCTGTTGCCCTAATTTTCCTTAAgttaaaatctttgttttgggtAGGATTCGTACTTTTggtttagaatttagaattgtTTAAGTTTAGATAGCAATGTTACGAAaagcaacaagaaaagaagtaTATTAATTCAATAAACTATTAAAGAAGGAGCTACCACGAGATTTGTTTTCCATGCAAAATAATTATTCTTTTGATAACAGATTACGGGATACCTAGTAATCAATTACGTGATCGTAGAATAGTTTATGTTGGAAAAGTCTTTGACGCTGacaaaaactcttaaaatatGTACAAGCAATAATAACTTTGCAAATAACTAAATTAGCcacataaaaaattaaaacaaattaagccatattatataatatattaatatgattGCTGTCATGCATACGTGCAAAAAGATACATATAGTGAAAATACTAAACATATTCACTTGAGAAAACACCTACTGAAGTAGTTTATTTATACAATGCTATACGACACGTCGTCTTACAATGATCCGTTGATACGTGTTAATTTAAATCAGActaattagaaaattttccTTGTTATTCCTCcgaattaattaatattcacACTATCTTCAAGAATTCAAACACAACCTCTTGCAAGTTATGTTATGCATGTTAATTATTAATTGTCACTAAGTACTTTTTtcatatctaatttttttctatatttatctcataatttgttgttttacttGCCTGTTCGTTCAAATATTTGAACCGTTATCTAGAAAAAAGAACTCAATAATGACAATGCATGCGTATTTCGATAAAGTTCACcttatgatttgtttcttatctttttggtGAAATATAATTGCTTGACCTCGAACATGAATTCAACTTCAAttcttcgattttgttttcaacaatTGGTTAAGCACTCAAACTATACATTATTAACTTAATTAACTCAGTTCCCTATTTATTAGATAGTTATGGGAAAATAGTTTTCGAAGTATTCACATTGAGGGACCAAAAACAACTGGTCCCCGAAGCAATAATTAGGAAACAACTTTGGTTAAGGGGCAAACATAtatacctctctctctctctctctcttcgattcatcaatcatatatgaaaagaaattgatataaaaataatatatatgcgTGGATATGTAAAGTTGGACCACACTATGAACATGTCTGCAAGAATGTATAAAGAGGGGAGAGTGAGATCATGAGTCTGAGAAGCAGTTTCtagtttcaagtttcaagAACCCTTAAAAACCCTAAAGCTCAAAACTGTGTACTGTCTCCGACATTTATCAGATCTATCAgatttttcccttttttccaCACTTATGatctcattgtttttttctccttgTATTCTTTTAACGGTtatgattgatttgttttattttatgtgcCACCTTAGATTATCATGGATGCTCCTTTTACATGTTAGAAAcattttgaatatatgttgatgacaataaatatttttctctaatctGTTTGCTCTTATAAATGCTTTAATACATAGTGAAGCAATAGCGCTAGATCATACCTCTAAAGTTTATATCGTAGATTTACAAATACTAAgacattttcttttcacttttccGCTTAAGTGATTTATGTGATAcaatttcatcatcaataACTCTAAGAGTAGCAATAACATTAAGTTCACTTATTTTGCAAAATCTAGGGATAacagtttatatatttatctcaaagataaaatgttttatctttcttatttaACAAATATCATacggatatatatatacatttatcaTACGGTGTTAATATAAATCTGATAACACAAAagatactttattttttaaatcacATATGAAAAACTATACCACTTATTTACTTAGAATTTTATCGCGACGTAGAAAAATATTAGGTCTGCTAACCTGCGCACCTGCTGCGATCATTCtcttaaataaaaaaggttgtcgacaaaaataaaataaaaaaggtcTGAAGTGATGACGTCAATCATCAGTGGAGGGTATTTTCGGGATatcaaaagattgaaaaaaggATTCTTTGTGGAATTTGGTATGAAACGGCGGAAAGAGCTTCCGTTTCGGTTGGACCACTTCCCCTTTTAAATGTATGTAATCGCCAAGATGTTTTCACCCACTCACAACATGTCGCGTGTTTGTTACGTGACTAAACCAATTAATTGGGTTTAGTTCTGGTGTTTATACATATTGCGCATGGCTGATTTTATCAATTAATGGAGTACCAAATTGTGGATGCTTCATTTTGAActaaaattaccaaatttttatAGTGAAATATATGTCAATAAGTTTTGAGAaatcattgttattttttttgtcataaatctgaatagttattttcttttggttttgtaatgaATTTATAACATATTAGTATTACTTAAAATTGTCCTATTAATTATCTGAGAAGGTCAGTATTAGAATATAGATGCTTTATTCAATTGAGTTGTTTTTCTTAGACATTGGCGCGTGGAAGAGGATATATAAAGTTCATATAAATGTGAATATGTaagaattggagaagaaaataaaatggtcCCAAAGAGAGACGAAAATAAATGCATTTTTTTGGGTGGAAtgaatataaagaaagaaagacattagaaagaaaaaagaagcaaaaaaaatggaggaCCACTTAATCACCTCTCATGCACAGTCCCTTAGTTTGGGAACAATTCTTgacaacaattataaataCTCCAATTCTGAAAACTAATAGTTTGTTATTAACGTATAATCTCAAAGTTTTGGATATTCTTATCCTGTACTTCCTTGATAGTTTCAGTTAACAGTTTGTAATTAACACATGTATTtaatttggaaacaaaaaaatgaatgtatagatgattttttttttgaattgttgGTAAATATATGAACTTGACGTATATAGCAATAGTATACTATATTTAAGCAACTGAATGTGAATATTCTATAACACAAGtaatatcaattttttgtgatattgtTGGTTATAAGTTATATTCGAATTTGtcatttataagaaaactcaCTGGTTTATCCATccaatgaaaagaagaaagctttttGGGTGACTCTAATAAATATTAGCGGTTAAATAACTACAAACACAGTGTTGTTTTTGTCTCTTCTATGTATCTTTTTATGTCCTCTTTTACAACTTGGCTTTGATGTTAACTAATCAAAGATTATCCTActtaaaaactatttaattaaataatttttaatttctttaaaattaattaatttcttgatATGTTTTTGTAACGCCAATTAATTATACGTTTTTCATAATGTGGTGTTTGACTTATGGTTTGAATGTTAAGATGTCGTATATATCTAAAttctaaagaaagaaatttgcaaattttgtaataaacaCTATTTTTACAACAATTAATAATACATGTGCCAAGCAGAAGAACGACTATATTAGTTTTCTATGTCAACATTTaagaaacatttatttaaaatttgaatatttgattttgtatgtCAGCAatgtttaagaaaactttgattttttgttttccttcttttgcGTACATATTAAATGGAATTTAATAGAAAACCATTAAATCTTGATATAATTAACTTCTTCGCCCTTGCAGTTACTAACAAGgagacttttgttttggtactTTCTCGATTAGTTTAGTGACCGACCAACAACgtattttaaaactcaaaacacaaTCTCTTTCACGTACTGTGCGAAGTGCAAGTCGAATAATGACATCAGTCCATTTGTGTTGTATTACACGGGACTACGATCTCTattctactatatataattactattaattaaaatgtttatatagtTATGATATGGTTGATAGTAATTTAATAGTAATTGTTAAACAGTAGAGAAGTGACACTGAGACATATCTGAGAAAAGCCTGAACTCAACTCCTACTTCTGGTTTGATTTCTTGGGATTCGTTCTCTTTCATTTACTTACCTCTCCATCTATacaccaacatatatatatatatattggtatgttaattctccaaaaaaaaaaaaaactattttaggAGCAAAACTTTTTCACagttattcattttttaagtTAACTtaacttctcttctttgtttgaaaattCATTTATCATCAAATAATTCTGTTATAAATTAGACCTGATAATAAt includes:
- a CDS encoding RING/U-box superfamily protein (RING/U-box superfamily protein; FUNCTIONS IN: zinc ion binding; LOCATED IN: endomembrane system; EXPRESSED IN: 17 plant structures; EXPRESSED DURING: 8 growth stages; CONTAINS InterPro DOMAIN/s: Zinc finger, RING-type (InterPro:IPR001841), Zinc finger, C3HC4 RING-type (InterPro:IPR018957); BEST Arabidopsis thaliana protein match is: RING/U-box superfamily protein (TAIR:AT1G63840.1); Has 1807 Blast hits to 1807 proteins in 277 species: Archae - 0; Bacteria - 0; Metazoa - 736; Fungi - 347; Plants - 385; Viruses - 0; Other Eukaryotes - 339 (source: NCBI BLink).); amino-acid sequence: MGYPVGYTELLLPRIFLHLLSLLGLIRTLIDTGFRILGLPDFLESDPVSSSSSWLEPPYMSTAAHHHQESSFFFPVAARLAGEILPVIRFSELTRPGFGSGSDCCAVCLHEFENDDEIRRLTNCQHIFHRSCLDRWMMGYNQMTCPLCRTPFISDELQVAFNQRVWSESELLAESN
- a CDS encoding uncharacterized protein (unknown protein; Has 30201 Blast hits to 17322 proteins in 780 species: Archae - 12; Bacteria - 1396; Metazoa - 17338; Fungi - 3422; Plants - 5037; Viruses - 0; Other Eukaryotes - 2996 (source: NCBI BLink).), which translates into the protein MWECEMLEEEKMERVWVYAALALSDILFRSPYDLTTTPFLSLVALYYYCFTILK